Genomic segment of Paenibacillus sp. FSL R5-0623:
AACGGCTCATTTGCCTAACGCACTGTATCGTCATATTACACCTGTGGTCTATCGTGAAGAGGATAGTGCCGTTCATTTTTTGGCTGGAATCGGACTGAAAGCTTCGGATATTCGATATATCATTCTCTCACATTTTCACGGTGATCATATCGCGGGTGTACGAGATTTCCCGGAGGCACAATTCATCTATCTGCCAAGAGCTTATGATGCTGTGCGCTCACTCGGTTCAATTGCGGCTGTGAAGGCAGGTTTTCTTGCGGGGCTGTTGCCCGAGGATTTTATGGCCAGATCATGGCCTGTTACGCGTCAGCCTGAGCGATGGACGAGAGCGGGGAAAGAGTTCCCTTTTGATGAAGTCTATGACATCTTTGGCGATGGCAGTCTGCTGGGGGTGGATGTATCCGGTCATGCGGAAGGCATGATGGGACTCCTGCTGCGTACAGAAGAACATGACTATTTTCT
This window contains:
- a CDS encoding MBL fold metallo-hydrolase; the protein is MLTTTPVELYLGAAGYCTHPEFLTMRGGRLSPVPFPAGFACIIHPVHGPILLDTGYSSRFFEETAHLPNALYRHITPVVYREEDSAVHFLAGIGLKASDIRYIILSHFHGDHIAGVRDFPEAQFIYLPRAYDAVRSLGSIAAVKAGFLAGLLPEDFMARSWPVTRQPERWTRAGKEFPFDEVYDIFGDGSLLGVDVSGHAEGMMGLLLRTEEHDYFLCADAVWSSRAFREQRRPNILAGIIMSNRQEYHRNFDKLVQLHQQFPHIRIVPSHCRDVLDAWGAGGLKR